A genomic segment from Oncorhynchus keta strain PuntledgeMale-10-30-2019 chromosome 9, Oket_V2, whole genome shotgun sequence encodes:
- the ogdhb gene encoding 2-oxoglutarate dehydrogenase complex component E1, whose amino-acid sequence MWHRRINRVTDRNITLSLMANPSHLEAVDPVVQGKTKAEQFYCGDTEGKRVMSILLHGDAAFAGQGVVYETFHLSDLPSYTTHGTVHVVVNNQVGFTTDPRVARSSSYPTDVAKVVNAPIFHVNADDPEAVMYVCNVAAEWRATFHKDVVVDLVCYRRNGHNEMDEPLFTQPLMYKQIKKQKGVLQKYSEKLLAEGAVSRQDYEEEIAKYNKICEEAHARSKDEKILHIKHWLDSPWPGFFNVDGQPKSMTSLSTGLPEEELVHIGYIASSVPVEDFTIHRGLSRILKGRAAMVGQRVCDWALGEYMAFGSLLKEGTHIHLSGQDVERGTFSHRHHVLHDQKIDRRICIPMSHISPNQAPYTVCNSSLSEYGVLG is encoded by the exons ATGTGGCACCGTAGGATCAACCGGGTCACTGATAGGAACATCACGCTGTCACTCATGGCTAACCCCTCCCATCTGGAGGCTGTGGACCCCGTGGTGCAGGGCAAGACCAAGGCTGAGCAGTTCTACTGTGGAGACACAGAGGGAAAAAga gtgatGTCCATCCTGCTCCATGGTGATGCAGCGTTTGCAGGCCAGGGGGTTGTCTACGAGACCTTCCACCTCTCTGATCTGCCCTCCTACACCACCCACGGCACTGTCCATGTGGTGgtcaacaaccag GTTGGTTTCACCACTGACCCCAGGGTGGCGAGGTCATCATCCTACCCTACAGACGTGGCCAAAGTGGTCAATGCCCCCATCTTCCACGTCAACGCTGATGACCCCGAGGCCGTCATGTACGTGTGTAACGTCGCCGCCGAGTGGAGAGCCACCTTTCACAAGGACGTGGTGGTAGACTTG GTGTGTTACAGGCGTAACGGCCACAATGAGATGGACGAGCCCTTGTTCACTCAGCCTCTGATGTACAAGCAGATCAAGAAGCAGAAAGGAGTCCTCCAGAAATACTCTGAGAAACTCCTAGCAGAGGGAGCAGTCAGCAGACAGGACTATGAG GAGGAGATAGCCAAGTATAACAAGATCTGTGAGGAGGCTCACGCTCGCTCTAAAGACGAGAAGATTCTACACATCAAACACTGGCTGGACTCTCCCTGGCccg gtttctTCAATGTGGACGGCCAGCCTAAGAGTATGACCAGTCTGTCTACAGGCCTGCCTGAGGAGGAGCTGGTACACATAGGATACATCGCTTCATCTGTCCCTGTGGAAGACTTCACCATACACAGGg gTCTGAGTCGTATACTAAAGGGTCGTGCGGCGATGGTGGGCCagcgtgtgtgtgactgggctCTAGGAGagtacatggcctttggttcactGCTCAAGGAGGGGACACACATACATCTCAGTGGACAGGACGTAGAGAGAGGAACCTTCAG tcACAGGCACCATGTCCTGCATGACCAGAAGATTGATAGGAGGATCTGTATCCCCATGAGCCACATCTCTCCTAACCAGGCTCCATACACCGTCTGTAACAGCTCTCTGTCGGAGTATGGAGTACTGGGTTAG